Proteins from a genomic interval of Capsicum annuum cultivar UCD-10X-F1 chromosome 4, UCD10Xv1.1, whole genome shotgun sequence:
- the LOC107869467 gene encoding protein SOB FIVE-LIKE 5 has translation MNISGSECSSGCESGWTMYLDQLSNSADQYNTRDFSNNNNNQYGIYKTQYVVDEDQEDEDMSMVSDASSGPPHFHEEQYCFDENGYIFYPSAASESTKKANEKRKIKEQKVKKQNVYLDDTASSPFSNLPKDDRFYNDRTSMEMVTGFSGTHSKGKSALGKHFGFLKTSVSGRSSSEKSSGLKGRKRQ, from the exons atgAATATATCAGGTTCTGAATGTAGCAGTGGGTGTGAATCTGGATGGACAATGTACTTAGATCAACTTTCAAATTCTGCAGATCAATACAACACAAGAgattttagtaataataataataatcaatatgGGATATATAAAACACAGTATGTTGTTGATGAAGATCAAGAAGATGAAGATATGTCTATGGTTTCTGATGCATCATCTGGTCCACCACATtttcatgaagaacaatattgttttgatgaaaatggaTATATTTTTTATCCTTCTGCAGCTTCTGAAAGCACAAAAAAGGCAAATGAAAAGAGGAAGATAAAAGAACAAAAGGTGAAAAAACAGAATGTTTATCTTGATGACACTGCCAGTTCTCCATTCTCTAACCTCCCTAAG GATGATAGATTTTATAATGATAGAACTTCCATGGAGATGGTAACTGGCTTCTCTGGAACACATTCAAAg GGTAAATCTGCTTTAGGGAAGCACTTTGGATTTTTGAAAACATCTGTGAGTGGAAGAAGTTCATCAGAAAAATCTA GTGGTTTGAAGGGAAGGAAGAGGCAATAA